From one Gammaproteobacteria bacterium genomic stretch:
- the rpmE gene encoding 50S ribosomal protein L31 has translation MKAELHPDYNAIQVTCSCGNTFETRSTLGKDLHIDVCSECHPFYTGKQKIVDSGGRVDKFRQKYGK, from the coding sequence ATGAAAGCGGAATTACACCCAGATTACAACGCCATCCAGGTCACATGCAGTTGTGGTAACACATTTGAAACCCGTTCTACCCTGGGTAAGGATCTGCATATTGACGTTTGTTCCGAATGTCACCCGTTTTATACCGGCAAACAGAAAATCGTCGATTCCGGTGGTCGGGTGGATAAATTTCGGCAGAAATACGGTAAATAG
- a CDS encoding pentapeptide repeat-containing protein: MSLPEIKHNDMYQLLREEKVQEFNARRAGGETCDLTHCDFRGLDLRGLNAHGIDFTGSYFRQADLRGINFSESRMQECSLNGAKISGVYFPQELSPAEIEMSLNHGTRMRYSS; the protein is encoded by the coding sequence ATGTCCTTACCCGAAATCAAACATAATGATATGTATCAATTGCTGCGCGAGGAAAAAGTGCAGGAATTCAATGCTCGACGCGCTGGTGGTGAAACCTGTGACCTGACCCATTGCGATTTTCGAGGGTTGGATTTGCGTGGCCTGAACGCTCACGGTATTGATTTTACAGGAAGTTATTTCCGTCAAGCGGATTTACGGGGGATTAATTTTTCCGAAAGCCGCATGCAGGAGTGCAGTCTCAACGGCGCGAAAATTTCCGGCGTTTATTTCCCCCAGGAATTGAGTCCGGCGGAAATTGAAATGTCCCTGAATCACGGTACTCGAATGCGGTATTCTTCCTAA
- a CDS encoding Do family serine endopeptidase, which produces MRNSTPLNFIVKASILGLVVAFLIIIFRPDMFSKSQTVVEINEISDAQRFNLSSSPLSGPVSYASAVEIAAPAVVNIYTTKIVTERANPLYNDPLFRYFFGERLAPRKRMESSLGSGVIASADGYVLTNFHVIDGADEIQVALRDGRSAEAKQVGADPESDLAVLKINLDKLPSITFASSKDLRVGDVVLAIGNPFGVGQTVTMGIVSATGRDRLGINTFENFIQTDAAINPGNSGGALINPFGHLVGINTAIFSKSGGSQGIGFAIPVTSAVDVMQQIIETGHVSRGWLGIEVQDITPALAESFGLSSTAGVIIAGILRNGPAAAAGLKPGDIILEINRQAVRDSRDVMNSIAKQPPKSKVRVDILRLKEKMSLEAEVGERPPLQQRREHRG; this is translated from the coding sequence ATGAGAAACTCCACCCCGCTAAATTTTATCGTTAAAGCTTCCATCCTGGGACTCGTCGTTGCTTTCCTCATTATTATTTTCCGCCCCGATATGTTCAGCAAAAGCCAAACAGTAGTGGAAATTAATGAAATCAGTGATGCGCAACGGTTTAACCTTTCCAGCTCACCGCTTTCGGGCCCGGTATCCTACGCCAGTGCGGTGGAAATTGCGGCACCGGCAGTCGTCAACATTTATACCACCAAAATTGTTACTGAACGGGCCAATCCGCTATACAACGATCCCCTGTTCAGGTATTTCTTTGGCGAGCGTCTTGCCCCAAGAAAACGCATGGAAAGCAGCCTGGGGTCCGGCGTCATTGCCAGCGCAGATGGTTATGTACTCACCAATTTCCATGTCATTGACGGCGCCGATGAAATTCAGGTGGCTTTACGGGATGGGCGCAGTGCCGAAGCCAAACAGGTTGGCGCCGATCCCGAGTCGGATCTGGCCGTGCTAAAAATCAATCTGGACAAACTACCCAGTATTACCTTTGCCAGCAGTAAAGATTTACGAGTCGGCGATGTTGTGCTGGCCATCGGTAACCCTTTTGGTGTAGGTCAAACCGTCACCATGGGCATTGTCAGCGCCACCGGCCGGGACCGACTGGGCATTAACACCTTTGAGAACTTTATCCAAACCGACGCCGCCATCAACCCGGGCAACTCCGGCGGCGCTTTGATCAACCCCTTTGGTCATTTAGTGGGGATCAACACCGCCATTTTCTCCAAATCCGGCGGCTCTCAGGGCATTGGCTTTGCCATTCCGGTGACTTCCGCCGTGGATGTGATGCAACAAATCATTGAAACCGGCCACGTCAGCCGCGGCTGGCTTGGCATCGAAGTGCAGGACATCACCCCAGCCCTAGCTGAATCCTTCGGGTTAAGCAGCACCGCAGGTGTTATTATCGCAGGCATACTACGCAATGGGCCTGCCGCTGCCGCGGGACTAAAACCGGGAGATATTATTCTGGAAATTAATCGCCAAGCAGTTCGTGACAGCCGAGATGTGATGAACTCCATTGCCAAACAGCCCCCCAAAAGCAAGGTTCGCGTGGATATATTGCGCTTAAAAGAAAAAATGAGCCTGGAAGCTGAAGTGGGCGAGCGTCCACCGCTGCAACAACGACGTGAACACCGAGGTTAA
- a CDS encoding Nif3-like dinuclear metal center hexameric protein, which yields MIDLYELLFYTDELLRIDQFKDYCPNGLQVEGKSSIQKLVTGVTANQTLIDVAADMEADAILVHHGMFWKGDNPCITGIKHRRLQRLLIEDISLIAYHLPLDAHPSMGNNTQLAEVLDLQIEGEYGHQGGPEIAMYGEVAAPLVPEAFAQHISERLGRMPLHIPGAATELESVAWCTGAAEHYVETAIQMGVDAFITGEASEKTVHLARESGIHFYAAGHHATERYGVQALGKHLADKFGLIHEFVDVDSPL from the coding sequence ATGATTGATTTGTATGAATTGCTTTTTTATACCGATGAGTTGCTGCGAATTGACCAATTTAAGGATTACTGTCCTAATGGTTTGCAAGTTGAAGGTAAATCTTCTATCCAAAAACTGGTTACCGGGGTCACGGCAAATCAAACGCTGATAGACGTGGCGGCTGATATGGAGGCTGATGCCATATTGGTGCATCATGGTATGTTTTGGAAGGGGGATAATCCCTGTATCACCGGTATCAAACACCGACGCTTACAGCGTTTGTTAATCGAGGATATCAGTCTCATTGCTTATCATTTACCTCTGGATGCGCATCCCAGTATGGGTAATAACACTCAATTGGCGGAAGTGTTGGATTTGCAAATCGAGGGAGAATACGGCCATCAGGGTGGGCCTGAAATCGCCATGTACGGTGAAGTGGCTGCACCTTTGGTCCCGGAAGCCTTTGCTCAGCATATAAGTGAGCGTTTGGGACGGATGCCCTTGCACATTCCCGGAGCGGCCACCGAATTGGAAAGCGTAGCCTGGTGCACCGGTGCGGCGGAGCATTATGTGGAAACTGCTATTCAAATGGGAGTGGACGCTTTTATTACCGGTGAAGCCTCAGAGAAAACCGTGCATTTAGCCAGGGAAAGCGGGATCCACTTCTACGCTGCCGGTCACCATGCCACAGAGCGCTATGGGGTGCAGGCCCTGGGTAAGCATTTGGCGGATAAATTCGGACTTATTCATGAGTTTGTGGATGTGGATAGCCCTCTATGA
- a CDS encoding ATP-binding protein has protein sequence MQFKNPDGSTNWQHVANWSGSILILLLSAAVITLFLTRKKLRKSNLALEQIRGELELRVLERTATLQDTASKLHASESFIKNILESMPLMLVGVNAEGRITQWNRRAETISGLEAASVLEQNLWEAYPSITVSPDQVNEAIKNEETITIKHIQHGQYSYDITIYPLEDHVEPGAVILIDDVTKKMMAENMLIQNDKISSMSELASSMAHDINTPLESILFDLRTFQHLLANSSQYVDEATSTGMPARLTSLLSHANATGEKMASIVKNLHNFARGRSDRIKSANMVDIMEHTLELAGDVLSAATGLKFLDIKIEKDFEKHLPMIPCYVTEFQQALLSLFRHSYDALGRVDDPAHEAAIKIQMIVSYDHFWIRIQHNGVGLSSDEQMYLFEPFVRKDSPDVSYDAGKRLSFAYFIITEQHQGQIAVTSDVTVGTTFHIQLPLKQGAQA, from the coding sequence ATGCAATTTAAAAACCCGGACGGCTCCACCAACTGGCAACATGTGGCCAACTGGTCAGGCAGTATCCTGATACTGTTGCTGTCAGCGGCGGTCATTACTCTGTTTTTAACCCGCAAGAAATTACGTAAATCCAATTTGGCGCTGGAACAGATACGGGGTGAGCTGGAGTTACGGGTTTTGGAGCGCACAGCGACACTGCAAGACACAGCGTCAAAACTGCATGCTTCGGAATCTTTTATCAAAAATATTTTAGAATCCATGCCGCTGATGTTGGTAGGTGTCAACGCCGAAGGAAGAATCACTCAATGGAACAGACGCGCAGAGACTATTTCCGGTTTAGAGGCTGCTTCGGTGTTGGAGCAGAACCTTTGGGAAGCATACCCATCCATTACCGTGTCTCCGGACCAGGTGAATGAGGCTATTAAGAACGAAGAGACCATCACCATTAAACACATCCAGCACGGTCAATACAGTTATGATATTACTATTTATCCACTTGAGGACCATGTTGAGCCCGGTGCGGTTATTCTAATTGATGACGTCACCAAAAAAATGATGGCGGAAAATATGTTGATCCAAAACGATAAGATTTCCTCAATGAGTGAACTCGCATCGTCCATGGCGCATGACATCAATACACCGCTGGAGTCCATTTTGTTCGACTTGCGAACTTTTCAACATTTGCTTGCCAATAGTAGTCAATATGTGGACGAAGCCACCAGTACCGGTATGCCGGCGCGGCTCACCAGTTTATTAAGTCACGCCAATGCCACTGGTGAAAAAATGGCATCCATTGTAAAAAACTTACACAATTTTGCTCGTGGTCGCAGTGACCGAATAAAGTCGGCCAATATGGTGGACATTATGGAGCATACCTTGGAGTTGGCGGGTGATGTGCTGTCTGCGGCCACCGGATTGAAGTTTTTGGATATCAAGATAGAAAAGGACTTTGAAAAACACTTGCCCATGATACCTTGTTATGTGACTGAATTTCAGCAAGCTTTATTGAGTCTGTTTCGTCATTCTTACGATGCGCTGGGGCGGGTGGATGACCCCGCTCATGAAGCCGCTATCAAGATTCAAATGATTGTCAGTTACGACCATTTCTGGATAAGAATACAACATAACGGGGTTGGGTTATCCAGCGATGAACAAATGTACTTGTTTGAGCCCTTTGTTAGAAAAGACAGTCCCGACGTAAGTTATGATGCCGGCAAGCGCCTATCGTTTGCCTATTTTATCATTACTGAGCAGCACCAGGGGCAAATCGCTGTGACATCGGATGTCACAGTTGGTACAACCTTCCATATTCAGTTACCGTTAAAGCAGGGTGCTCAGGCATGA
- the hemE gene encoding uroporphyrinogen decarboxylase yields MTELKNDRFLRALMREPVDLTPVWMMRQAGRYLPEYRATRQKAGNFMNLCQSPELACEVTLQPLERYALDAAILFSDILTIPDAMGLGLEFNVGEGPTFSKPLRTPGDVRALGVLDPADLSYVTDAVSLIRRELQGRVPLIGFSGSPWTLATYMVEGGSSKEYAKVKGMMFDDPDTMHKLLDTLAESVTAYLNAQIEAGAQAVMIFDTWGGVLTPRDYREFSLQYMTQIVDGLIKHHDGRPVPSILFTKGGGAWLEDMAMSKCNALGVDWTLDIGEARKRVGHRVALQGNMDPCILYASPERIREEVGSILASFGNGDGHVFNLGHGIHPTVDPEHVSMFINSVHELSGQYHSK; encoded by the coding sequence ATGACCGAATTAAAGAATGACCGTTTTTTGAGAGCTCTCATGCGCGAACCGGTGGACCTCACTCCAGTGTGGATGATGCGCCAGGCCGGGCGATACCTACCGGAATACCGAGCAACGCGACAAAAAGCGGGCAACTTCATGAATTTGTGCCAGTCTCCGGAATTGGCCTGCGAAGTCACCTTGCAGCCATTGGAGCGCTATGCACTGGACGCCGCCATCCTGTTTTCCGACATTCTCACCATCCCGGATGCCATGGGCCTGGGCCTGGAATTTAATGTTGGCGAGGGCCCCACCTTCAGCAAACCCTTGCGCACACCGGGAGATGTGCGGGCACTGGGCGTGCTGGACCCGGCCGACTTGAGTTATGTAACGGACGCGGTAAGCCTGATTCGCCGTGAACTCCAAGGTAGAGTCCCTCTGATCGGCTTTTCCGGTAGCCCCTGGACCCTGGCCACCTACATGGTCGAAGGTGGCTCGAGCAAAGAATACGCCAAAGTGAAAGGCATGATGTTTGACGACCCCGACACCATGCATAAATTACTGGACACCCTTGCCGAATCGGTGACCGCGTATTTAAATGCCCAGATCGAAGCCGGAGCACAAGCTGTGATGATTTTCGATACCTGGGGCGGCGTGTTGACCCCACGGGACTATCGTGAGTTTTCTTTACAATACATGACTCAAATCGTAGACGGCCTGATTAAACACCACGATGGCCGCCCCGTTCCCTCCATCTTGTTCACCAAAGGCGGCGGAGCCTGGCTGGAAGACATGGCCATGAGCAAATGCAATGCATTGGGGGTAGACTGGACCCTGGATATTGGCGAAGCCAGAAAACGTGTAGGGCACCGGGTGGCTCTGCAGGGTAATATGGACCCGTGTATCTTGTACGCCTCGCCAGAGCGTATTCGTGAAGAAGTGGGCTCTATCCTAGCCAGCTTCGGCAACGGAGACGGTCATGTATTTAATCTGGGACACGGCATCCACCCGACAGTGGACCCGGAACACGTCTCCATGTTCATTAATTCCGTACACGAACTTAGCGGACAATATCACTCCAAATAA
- a CDS encoding HAD family hydrolase yields the protein MPEILDWFVSAKPVFNQKYVYLTMYRAICFDLFNTLVSVGSVPLSVGRTTADVLGVDARAWNHACFSEHHEICSPTNHVDVIRTLAHQLDPEIPLGVIEDATRQRQARFDYALTHHVHPAVVNTLEQLRHRGYGLALISNASTAEVSAWPDSPLRPLFDLSIFSCDVGLKKPDPQIYHHTAKQLGVSTQACLFVGDGGSNEHQGAHHSGMAPVWLTQHLNTNTINRRQGELKNYILAQFSHLEDIRHWLPGM from the coding sequence TTGCCTGAAATTCTCGACTGGTTTGTTTCGGCTAAACCCGTTTTTAACCAAAAATACGTGTACCTGACGATGTATCGCGCCATTTGTTTTGACTTATTTAACACGCTGGTTAGCGTGGGCAGCGTACCACTGAGCGTGGGCCGTACGACGGCAGATGTCCTGGGCGTGGATGCACGCGCTTGGAACCACGCCTGCTTCAGTGAACATCACGAGATTTGCTCACCCACAAATCATGTAGACGTTATACGCACCCTGGCACACCAATTGGACCCGGAAATCCCCTTGGGTGTGATCGAAGACGCAACACGCCAGCGTCAGGCACGTTTTGACTATGCCTTAACCCACCATGTACACCCTGCTGTTGTTAATACCTTGGAACAGTTGCGCCACCGAGGCTATGGGCTGGCGCTGATTTCCAATGCCTCAACAGCTGAAGTCAGCGCCTGGCCGGATTCCCCGCTGCGCCCTTTATTTGACTTATCAATCTTTAGCTGTGATGTGGGGCTGAAAAAACCGGACCCGCAGATTTATCACCACACAGCAAAACAACTGGGAGTGAGCACCCAAGCGTGCTTATTTGTTGGTGACGGTGGCAGTAATGAACACCAGGGCGCTCATCACAGCGGCATGGCTCCCGTATGGTTAACGCAACACCTGAATACGAACACCATCAACCGACGCCAGGGGGAACTGAAGAACTATATTCTGGCTCAGTTCTCCCATCTGGAAGACATTCGCCATTGGCTACCGGGTATGTAA
- a CDS encoding thermonuclease family protein: MVQDRAKDCHFSGETATETVIQVLDGDTVRLQGGASVRLIGVNSPELGHDGQPDQELAREAKEFLQDLLQLPQLVQLLSGQKSRDHYGRRLAHMALLDGSNVQQLLLQAGLAFHISSPPNLTFNDCYVRAQRLARQAGLGVWALPVYGAIEAQTLAAEQAGFMRVVGRVGRITRTQNSLWLPMSKEFSLRIQSRDLVYFNDAELKKMIGSRWEVSGWVRHVGSQSVMLLRHPSVIVQPNRAGQQHKITK, from the coding sequence ATGGTGCAAGACCGGGCCAAAGACTGTCATTTTTCCGGTGAAACTGCTACTGAGACGGTGATCCAGGTTCTGGATGGCGATACGGTGCGCTTGCAGGGTGGCGCTTCGGTGCGCCTGATCGGTGTAAACAGTCCGGAGTTAGGCCATGATGGTCAACCGGATCAAGAATTGGCGCGTGAAGCCAAAGAGTTTTTGCAAGATCTATTACAGCTACCACAGCTTGTGCAGCTTCTTTCCGGACAAAAATCTCGGGATCATTATGGGCGTCGCTTGGCTCACATGGCCTTGTTGGACGGAAGCAATGTGCAGCAGTTACTATTGCAAGCGGGCTTGGCGTTTCATATCAGTTCACCTCCCAATTTGACATTTAACGATTGCTATGTCCGTGCGCAGCGTTTGGCGCGGCAAGCCGGTCTGGGTGTTTGGGCTTTACCCGTTTACGGTGCCATTGAGGCGCAAACTCTGGCGGCTGAACAAGCCGGATTTATGCGGGTTGTCGGTCGTGTCGGCCGCATTACCCGAACCCAAAACTCTCTGTGGCTGCCCATGAGTAAGGAATTTTCGCTGCGTATCCAAAGTCGGGATTTGGTCTATTTTAATGATGCGGAACTTAAAAAAATGATTGGGTCACGTTGGGAGGTCAGTGGTTGGGTGCGGCACGTGGGTTCGCAGTCGGTTATGTTGCTGCGTCACCCGTCGGTGATCGTTCAACCCAACAGAGCAGGGCAACAACACAAAATAACAAAATGA
- a CDS encoding DUF2892 domain-containing protein, with protein sequence MNTQTVIFDTKTNVGSMDQSIRFALGLGLIAVPLSNQSVDADVAALTALLAIPVMFTAISRWCPIYALLRIQSVGHKYQAVKFWGRNMGFIDAAFRYVLGSVLILVVMSLSSISYPWLALVGATLISSAILLWDPLYALFETGTQPSVTPKLVSQGGAEVIRLGDVQQIVAGLPRNGGDVKAA encoded by the coding sequence ATGAACACACAAACTGTAATTTTTGATACTAAAACTAATGTCGGTTCTATGGATCAATCCATTCGCTTTGCGCTTGGATTGGGATTAATTGCAGTACCTTTGAGTAATCAGAGCGTTGATGCAGATGTTGCTGCATTGACAGCCTTATTGGCAATTCCTGTCATGTTTACTGCAATCAGCCGCTGGTGTCCGATATATGCTTTGTTGCGCATTCAAAGTGTTGGACATAAGTATCAGGCTGTGAAATTTTGGGGTCGGAATATGGGATTTATTGATGCGGCATTTCGTTATGTGCTGGGATCAGTCTTAATCTTAGTCGTGATGAGTCTAAGTTCGATAAGTTATCCGTGGTTGGCTTTGGTGGGTGCAACCCTGATATCCAGTGCCATCTTGCTGTGGGATCCTTTGTACGCTTTGTTTGAAACAGGCACTCAGCCCAGCGTTACTCCTAAGTTGGTGAGTCAAGGTGGCGCCGAAGTGATTCGTTTGGGTGACGTTCAACAGATAGTCGCCGGACTGCCCCGCAATGGCGGTGATGTAAAAGCCGCTTAA
- a CDS encoding malate dehydrogenase, protein MNEKLKAKEKLKQEALDYHAKGRPGKIAVQPTKPCETQAELSLAYTPGVAAPVRAIAEHPELVYKYTGKSNLVAVISDGTAVLGLGNTGPLASKPVMEGKAVLFKQFADIDVFDIEVQAASSAELIQTVINIAPTFGGINLEDIAAPACFEVEAALVEKLDIPVFHDDQHGTAIIVAAGMLNALEIQGKTLQDARIVCLGAGAAGIASLRLLLSLGARKENLFLMDRQGVVHSHRQDLNVYKQEFSLDTPLRTLAEVMDGADVFLGLSGPNLLPAELLGTMAPKPVVFALSNPDPEIDYHLAKATRDDLIIATGRSDFPNQVNNVLGFPFIFRGALDVRARLINEAMKVAAVKALAKLAHEPVPAEVLQAYQLDALEFGPDYIIPKPFDARLQDYVPPAVAQAAVDSGAASVYPAQYPPAPQC, encoded by the coding sequence ATGAACGAAAAACTCAAGGCGAAAGAAAAACTAAAACAGGAGGCGTTGGACTATCACGCCAAAGGGCGTCCCGGCAAAATCGCTGTACAGCCCACCAAGCCTTGTGAAACTCAGGCGGAATTGTCCTTGGCTTACACACCGGGTGTGGCGGCACCTGTACGCGCCATCGCTGAGCACCCTGAGCTGGTTTATAAATACACGGGTAAAAGCAATCTCGTGGCCGTGATCAGTGATGGCACGGCGGTTTTGGGTTTGGGTAATACCGGTCCTTTGGCCAGCAAACCGGTGATGGAAGGTAAGGCTGTGCTGTTCAAACAATTTGCCGATATCGATGTTTTTGACATTGAAGTCCAGGCCGCAAGTTCTGCGGAACTTATCCAGACAGTGATCAATATCGCCCCAACTTTCGGTGGAATTAATCTGGAGGACATCGCCGCCCCGGCGTGTTTTGAAGTGGAAGCGGCTTTGGTTGAAAAACTGGATATTCCGGTATTTCACGATGATCAGCATGGCACCGCGATTATTGTAGCGGCCGGGATGCTCAATGCGCTGGAAATTCAAGGTAAGACACTACAAGATGCACGTATTGTTTGTCTGGGTGCGGGGGCAGCAGGTATTGCGTCCTTGCGACTGTTGCTGTCCTTGGGGGCACGTAAGGAAAATCTGTTTCTGATGGACCGGCAGGGGGTGGTGCATAGTCATCGACAGGACCTGAATGTATATAAGCAAGAATTTTCCCTTGATACTCCTCTGCGTACCTTAGCGGAGGTGATGGATGGCGCCGACGTATTTCTTGGGTTGTCCGGTCCCAATCTATTGCCGGCGGAGCTGCTGGGCACCATGGCGCCTAAGCCGGTGGTATTTGCACTGTCTAACCCGGATCCTGAAATCGACTATCATCTGGCCAAAGCCACGCGGGACGATTTGATTATTGCTACCGGCCGCAGTGATTTTCCTAATCAGGTGAATAATGTCTTAGGATTTCCGTTTATCTTTCGTGGAGCCCTGGATGTACGAGCCCGGCTCATCAATGAGGCCATGAAAGTGGCTGCCGTCAAAGCGCTGGCGAAACTGGCTCATGAACCTGTGCCCGCGGAAGTGTTGCAGGCGTACCAATTGGACGCGTTGGAATTTGGGCCGGATTATATTATTCCAAAGCCTTTTGATGCCCGGCTGCAAGATTATGTGCCACCGGCTGTGGCTCAGGCCGCTGTGGATAGTGGAGCGGCTTCGGTCTATCCGGCTCAGTACCCACCTGCGCCGCAATGCTAG
- a CDS encoding RNA polymerase sigma factor — translation MDDTTLLKRFIDGEDSALTHLVEKYQKELYGFIYRHVNNRADAEDLTQKVFVNVFLKAEQFGERSSFKTWLYQIAINQCKNHYRSRDRQRLDDVEWDSLDWSVDEDYATEFEQAQQQRLLKEAVDKLPTKQRMTVNLRLYQDCTFPEIAEIMAASVGTAKAHYHQAVTSLRKTLQKEEYEFNQL, via the coding sequence ATGGACGATACAACTTTACTAAAACGCTTTATAGACGGTGAGGACTCTGCGCTGACTCATCTGGTTGAGAAATATCAGAAAGAGTTGTATGGCTTTATATACCGCCATGTCAATAATCGGGCGGACGCAGAGGATCTTACACAAAAAGTATTTGTTAATGTGTTTTTAAAGGCTGAGCAGTTTGGCGAACGTTCCAGTTTTAAGACCTGGTTGTATCAAATTGCGATAAATCAGTGCAAAAACCATTATCGCAGCAGAGATCGCCAGCGTTTGGATGATGTTGAATGGGATTCTCTGGATTGGAGTGTGGACGAGGATTACGCCACAGAGTTTGAGCAAGCGCAACAACAACGCCTTTTGAAAGAAGCGGTGGACAAATTACCCACCAAACAGCGAATGACCGTTAACCTGCGCTTGTATCAAGACTGCACTTTTCCGGAGATCGCTGAAATAATGGCGGCGTCAGTAGGGACGGCTAAGGCGCATTACCACCAAGCGGTCACCAGCTTGCGAAAAACATTACAAAAGGAAGAGTATGAATTCAATCAGTTGTGA